In Bremerella cremea, a genomic segment contains:
- a CDS encoding PEP-CTERM sorting domain-containing protein — MRRKWLSVLAVLVGLSLVTARTEAGMIAYDLDLQDAGGSMVTGTSSLAPPVSVAVGETLTLETSFFPDQHLKINGAGSTESLFLGLSENSTAFSSISDVTVTLLGFSGTNGASNTYIATLATSPGYGNMLGVVLSDFLNDDQIISFTGYKVEFKVNSLNPSPHSYQYGTLMATSAVVAVPEPSTYAMFGIGVLALGLGMFWKSRRQGEIAVA, encoded by the coding sequence ATGCGTCGTAAGTGGTTGAGTGTTTTGGCAGTTCTTGTTGGACTGTCGCTCGTCACTGCTCGAACGGAAGCTGGCATGATCGCCTATGACCTCGACTTGCAAGATGCAGGCGGCAGCATGGTCACCGGAACCTCATCCTTGGCACCGCCAGTCAGCGTCGCAGTAGGGGAAACTCTTACGTTAGAGACGAGCTTCTTTCCAGACCAACATTTAAAGATCAACGGCGCTGGTAGCACCGAATCGTTGTTTCTTGGTTTGTCCGAGAATTCGACCGCGTTTTCCTCGATCAGCGATGTGACGGTTACCTTGCTCGGGTTTTCAGGAACCAATGGCGCCTCGAACACCTACATTGCCACCTTGGCGACTTCGCCAGGGTACGGCAACATGCTCGGCGTCGTGCTCAGCGACTTTCTGAACGATGATCAAATCATTTCGTTCACCGGCTACAAAGTCGAATTCAAAGTCAACTCCTTGAACCCTTCGCCCCATTCCTATCAGTATGGTACGTTGATGGCCACCAGCGCCGTAGTTGCCGTGCCGGAACCTTCCACCTATGCCATGTTTGGCATCGGCGTGCTGGCGCTAGGACTAGGCATGTTCTGGAAATCACGTCGCCAGGGCGAAATTGCCGTAGCGTAA